CGCCAAGGAAATAACTTTTGGAAAACTTTCGACAACAGGCAAACAAAAAGATGATTTTGGCCATGAACGTCTCGGAGGAATAGGCGACATCTTAAGCAAAGAAATAGAAAAAAGAACCGGGTTTGAAACACGGGTGACTGTCCTGGGGCATACCCAGCGGGGCGGGTCGCCTACATCTTTCGACAGGATACTTGCCACCCGTTTCGGGCTTTCCGCCATTGACCTCGTCCATGAAAATAAATTCGGATTTATGGTGGGTCTGCAGAACAATAAAATTGTCCCGGTCCCGCTTAAGGATGTCCTCGGGAAATTAAAGACCGTCCCCCCGGAATTTTATGACCTGGCAAAGGTTTTTTTTGAATATGATTAATACTGCCATTATTACTATAAGCGACAAAGGTTCCTGCGGGGAAAGAGCGGACACCAGCGGCCCGGCAATAGAAAAGATGCTTGACAGGAAAACTTATTCCGTTAAAAAAACCCTTATTATTCCCGATGAAAAAAAACTTATTATCAAAGAGTTAAAAGGTTTTGTCAATAAAAATATTGATTTGATTTTTACCACGGGGGGGACCGGACTTGGACCGCGGGATGTTACGCCGGAGGCAACAAATGAGGTCATAGAAAAACAGCTTCCCGGGTTCAGCGAAGCTATGCGTGTTAAGAATATGAATAACACCCCTTTCAGTATTATTTCGCGCGGGGTATGCGGCATCTCCCGGAAGACCCTGATAATAAACCTTCCCGGGAGCCCCAGGGCGGTCAAGGAATGCCTTGATGTGATTTTATCCGCCATTCCCCATGCAGTCTATTCATTGAAAGGGGAGGTTGCTGAATGCGCGAGGCCAAATTAAAAACTTGGATAGAGATTTTGAAATTACAAACTCAAGTTAAAAATATAAGTTTACTCCCGCTTCAACACGGTCATTTTTCCCAAAAGCTCCGAAAAACGTTCCAGTCCGGCCGGCAAGGACATCGGCTTTTAAATAAATTTCTTTTGAAAACCTGCTCTCCCTGCCAAAAGACGACACGATTTTCAACTCCGGCTGTAAGATATAATCCTTTTTTTCAAGATCATACATCCCTTTTATAATGAATTTTTTAAGTTCATCTCTTTTAAATTCTGAATTTAAAAGCACCATCTGCCTGAAAAAATGCCTGAAACCGTGTTCAACCTGGTTTTCTTCGCCGTGTATCGGAAATTCTTTATCCAGAGCGTATTGTAAAATAACAAAAAGATTTATGTCATAGATTACTCTGTAAAAAGTTTTATCCACTCCCGTAACCAATTGAAAATACGGGTCGTCTATATCGGACCTCTGGCCTTTTTTATCTTTCGTAAAACTGTAGGCCATTTCACCTCTGAATCCAAATTCATATAGAAATGTTTCCCAGTCAAACCCGACTGTTTTAAGCCCTGAATAAAACGGCTGAATATTGTAGATCGCTTCATTTGTATTGTTATTGACCGATTTAAGATTTGTTTTTATTGAAACCGGCATTTTATCATATGCCGCGGAATAAGAAAAAGCGTAATCTATTTTCTTCCCCTGGCGGTTTAAACGGAACCCAAATTGGCTGGAAGAGATATTCCGGGAAGGATCCAGGGAATTATCCTCTTCAAAAATCACCCTGTAATTGCCGGGGAACGCCTGGTAGGACAAAGGGTTCCAGCGGTTCTCCCTTGAATAATCAAAATGATGTTTAACAAACACAGGCACAAAAATACCTTCCAGGTCATATCCGTTTAAAAAATAATCAATTTTAACCGCGGGAATACCCTCCTCATCCTGTTTTGCCAAATCCGAATAATCATAGATTTTAAAATGGTCTGTAGGTTTAAGGGAATCCGCCCTGCCCCATGAAATAACCTGTTTTCCCAGGCGGACATCAAACTTGCCTGTGTAAAAATCAAAATAGCCTTCATTTAAAATGTAACGGTTTCTGATTTCAGAATTAAAGTTGTGCCGCAGTTTACCCTGGAAAAATGTATTTATCCTTTGTGAAAATTCTTTTTCGTATTTCGGCCGGAAATCAATTTCAAACCATCTTGACGGGAAAGCGGTATTCCCGGGATTTTTTGAAAACACGCCAAAATCAAAATTTATTTCACCCTGGAACAATTTTTCTTCAGCCAAAATAAACTGTTTTGCTAAAAACGAAGATATAAAAAACGTAAGCAAAATGTATTTTTTTATTTTGTTCATTAAAAATATTATAACCCGAACATGTTAAACAAATATTACAAAGAAATGTTACAAATCTTATTAAACAACAAGGTCAGATTTCTTGTTTATCCCTTAAATTCTATTTAACGCCTTCATCCCTCTCCTGGTTATTTCTTTCGCGTAATCTGTCCATATACCGGCCCCCCAGTAGCGGAAACAGCTTGTCTGTGACAATAATAAATAAAGGAGCGTCTTGCGGTAATTTATGTCCATCGGGTCGATTTTAACACCGTCAAACTTTTTATGGAATTCAACGCTTAACCTGTTAATCGGGTCCAGAATATGTTCATATCCCTTCACCCAGTTTTTATCATTCGTCCATGAACCCCGGTCCAGATTGTAATTCGGATTTTTTTCTTTAATCTTCTTTATCGCTTCGTCACACGCGCTGTGCCCGCACTCAGTAACAAATTCCCATATCTTGCTTTGTGAAACAGGCTGGACAGGAATAAAACCCTTTTCGTCAACACCGGATTCTTTTAAAAACTCAAGATACTCGGAACCGTTCATTGAAACAACCCCCTCGGTCCCGATTTCATAAAAGGCCTTTTTATACGCGGGAGGGAATTCATTCATCATCACGCCGCCGTTCTCGCCATCCCCTATCTGGCAGACATACGGCGGCATTTTTTTGCCTCCGTATTCTTCAGGATAAACTGTTTTTGTCTCATAATAAGGCTGCATCTGCCCGATAAGTTTGTTATCGGACCCTTGGGTCTTTATTAAAACAGTTATTTCTTCCGTCTCACCCATTGAATTTCTAGCGACAAGCCTGTGCGGAAAATGAGGTTTTCTTATACCCGTCCCGTCAAGGTTTTCAATAGTGTGCTCCTGGACCATCAGCCATTCATACCCGCATTTTTTTAACGCCCGGACATATTCAAAACAAACATCAGGATGAATCGGCAAATGCATCTCAGGCGGGGAAAAACCCTTTACCCGTTTTACCGCGTCCATACCGAATATCGACGCGAAATGGGACCGCCACGCCTTTATATGAAGTTCGATATCAGGCACGGGCGTGGAACTCACTACCGCGTGGGACCATGTCGTCCCGAGCCATTCCACATACCGGTGATATTTTTTATCGGACGTGACAAGCTTCAGGTTATCAAGGACCCCGCCCTCACCCATCTGGCGGAACCCCCATAAAAGGT
This region of bacterium genomic DNA includes:
- a CDS encoding DUF1302 family protein gives rise to the protein MNKIKKYILLTFFISSFLAKQFILAEEKLFQGEINFDFGVFSKNPGNTAFPSRWFEIDFRPKYEKEFSQRINTFFQGKLRHNFNSEIRNRYILNEGYFDFYTGKFDVRLGKQVISWGRADSLKPTDHFKIYDYSDLAKQDEEGIPAVKIDYFLNGYDLEGIFVPVFVKHHFDYSRENRWNPLSYQAFPGNYRVIFEEDNSLDPSRNISSSQFGFRLNRQGKKIDYAFSYSAAYDKMPVSIKTNLKSVNNNTNEAIYNIQPFYSGLKTVGFDWETFLYEFGFRGEMAYSFTKDKKGQRSDIDDPYFQLVTGVDKTFYRVIYDINLFVILQYALDKEFPIHGEENQVEHGFRHFFRQMVLLNSEFKRDELKKFIIKGMYDLEKKDYILQPELKIVSSFGRESRFSKEIYLKADVLAGRTGTFFGAFGKNDRVEAGVNLYF
- a CDS encoding MogA/MoaB family molybdenum cofactor biosynthesis protein, which encodes MINTAIITISDKGSCGERADTSGPAIEKMLDRKTYSVKKTLIIPDEKKLIIKELKGFVNKNIDLIFTTGGTGLGPRDVTPEATNEVIEKQLPGFSEAMRVKNMNNTPFSIISRGVCGISRKTLIINLPGSPRAVKECLDVILSAIPHAVYSLKGEVAECARPN
- a CDS encoding glycosyl hydrolase family 57, whose translation is MKDIIDGIPNITGIDIKKCLPSRESIFAPVSNIKFRKIQSGFGIALHMHQPTIPASTDDLHNAELISNLQYMMEHQNIGDNHNAPVFFQCYSRMSDIVRELIEQGNNPRVMLDYSGNLLWGFRQMGEGGVLDNLKLVTSDKKYHRYVEWLGTTWSHAVVSSTPVPDIELHIKAWRSHFASIFGMDAVKRVKGFSPPEMHLPIHPDVCFEYVRALKKCGYEWLMVQEHTIENLDGTGIRKPHFPHRLVARNSMGETEEITVLIKTQGSDNKLIGQMQPYYETKTVYPEEYGGKKMPPYVCQIGDGENGGVMMNEFPPAYKKAFYEIGTEGVVSMNGSEYLEFLKESGVDEKGFIPVQPVSQSKIWEFVTECGHSACDEAIKKIKEKNPNYNLDRGSWTNDKNWVKGYEHILDPINRLSVEFHKKFDGVKIDPMDINYRKTLLYLLLSQTSCFRYWGAGIWTDYAKEITRRGMKALNRI